A region of Actinobacillus porcitonsillarum DNA encodes the following proteins:
- the atpE gene encoding F0F1 ATP synthase subunit C: METVITATIIGASILLAFAALGTAIGFAILGGKFLESSARQPELASSLQTKMFIVAGLLDAIAMIAVGISLLFIFANPFIDLLK; encoded by the coding sequence ATGGAAACTGTAATTACAGCAACGATTATTGGTGCATCAATCCTACTTGCTTTCGCAGCATTAGGTACTGCAATTGGCTTTGCGATTTTAGGTGGTAAATTCTTAGAGTCTTCAGCTCGCCAACCTGAATTAGCAAGCAGCTTACAAACTAAAATGTTTATCGTTGCGGGTCTTCTTGATGCGATTGCAATGATTGCAGTAGGTATTTCTTTACTTTTCATCTTCGCAAACCCGTTCATTGATTTATTGAAATAA
- the atpB gene encoding F0F1 ATP synthase subunit A produces MAGNTADYISHHLSFLKTGDGFWNVHVDTLFFSVVSAVIFLFFFHKVAKTATSGVPGKFQCFVEMIVEWVDGLIKENFHGTREVVAPLALTVFCWVFVMNAIDLIPVDFLPQLAALFGIHYLRAVPTADISATLGMSICVFALIIFYTIKSKGVSGFVKEYTLHPFNHWAFIPVNFVLEMVTLLAKPISLAFRLFGNMYAGELIFILIAVMYMADNFLLQVLGLPLHLAWAIFHILVITLQAFIFMMLTIVYLSIAYNKADH; encoded by the coding sequence ATGGCTGGAAATACCGCTGACTATATTAGTCACCACCTTTCGTTTTTAAAAACGGGAGATGGGTTTTGGAATGTGCACGTAGATACTCTGTTCTTTTCAGTGGTGTCTGCGGTAATCTTTTTATTCTTCTTCCACAAAGTTGCTAAAACGGCAACATCCGGCGTACCGGGTAAATTTCAATGTTTTGTTGAAATGATTGTGGAGTGGGTTGATGGTTTAATCAAAGAGAACTTTCATGGTACACGTGAAGTGGTTGCTCCATTAGCGTTAACCGTATTCTGCTGGGTGTTTGTCATGAATGCGATTGACTTAATCCCTGTGGACTTTTTACCTCAATTAGCCGCATTATTCGGTATCCATTATTTACGCGCAGTGCCAACTGCGGATATTAGTGCAACGCTTGGGATGTCGATCTGTGTCTTTGCACTTATTATTTTCTATACGATCAAATCAAAAGGCGTTTCTGGCTTTGTAAAAGAATATACACTTCACCCATTTAATCACTGGGCGTTTATTCCGGTAAACTTTGTGTTAGAAATGGTTACCTTATTAGCAAAACCGATCTCTTTAGCTTTCCGTTTATTCGGAAATATGTATGCAGGTGAGCTAATCTTTATCCTTATTGCCGTCATGTATATGGCTGATAACTTCCTACTTCAAGTATTAGGGTTGCCATTACACTTAGCTTGGGCGATTTTCCATATTTTGGTTATCACCTTACAAGCGTTTATCTTTATGATGCTAACGATTGTTTATTTGAGTATTGCTTATAACAAAGCAGATCACTAA
- a CDS encoding GntP family permease, with the protein MLILIMVAAIITLLVLIIRFKVHAFVALLIVSLLTALAAGISVDKILPTLLGGFGSTLASVALLVGLGAMIGRMLEITGGAKVLADTLINKFGEEKAPFALGIAALLFGFPIFFDAGLVVMLPIVFSVAKQFGGSVLRYAFPVAGAFAVMHAFLPPHPGPVASGDLLGVNMGLLVLVGLICAIPTWYIGTYLFSKFISKRVYVELPKAFLSTASITETSVQTPPSFGRVLLVLLLPIFLILFDTGLNTLSVAKVVDGSALWVQSLRLVGKTPVALLITLIIAILLLRGERSYEQIESICNSALGPICSIILVTGAGGMFGGVLRASGIGDEISKMLSDTGMPVVVAAFIIAMAMRVAQGSATVALTTAAALIAPTVAASTDLTQFDLCFIVISIASGATVLSHVNDSGFWLMSRFLEMDTKTTLKTWTMLETSIGVVGFVIALIGSILL; encoded by the coding sequence ATGTTAATTCTTATTATGGTCGCAGCAATTATTACATTGCTTGTGCTTATTATTAGATTTAAGGTGCATGCCTTCGTTGCGTTATTGATTGTGAGCTTATTAACAGCATTAGCAGCGGGTATTTCTGTCGATAAAATTTTACCAACCCTTTTAGGTGGTTTTGGTAGTACTCTCGCTTCGGTGGCATTGCTTGTTGGTTTAGGGGCAATGATCGGGCGAATGCTAGAAATTACCGGTGGGGCGAAAGTTCTGGCTGATACTTTAATCAATAAGTTTGGCGAGGAAAAGGCGCCTTTTGCCCTTGGTATTGCGGCTTTATTATTTGGTTTTCCTATTTTCTTTGATGCTGGTTTGGTTGTTATGCTTCCAATAGTGTTTAGTGTAGCTAAACAGTTTGGTGGTTCAGTGTTACGTTATGCCTTCCCAGTAGCTGGAGCTTTTGCTGTTATGCATGCTTTTTTACCTCCTCATCCTGGTCCAGTTGCTTCAGGTGATCTTTTAGGGGTAAATATGGGGTTACTCGTTTTAGTTGGTTTAATTTGTGCCATTCCAACTTGGTATATTGGTACATACTTATTCAGTAAATTTATCAGTAAACGTGTTTATGTGGAATTGCCAAAAGCATTTTTAAGTACAGCTTCTATTACAGAAACCTCAGTTCAAACACCTCCATCATTTGGAAGAGTTCTACTAGTATTACTATTACCGATCTTCTTAATTTTATTTGATACAGGTTTAAATACATTAAGTGTTGCAAAAGTAGTTGATGGTTCTGCTCTTTGGGTTCAAAGTTTACGTTTAGTAGGAAAAACACCTGTTGCATTATTGATTACACTCATTATTGCTATTTTATTATTACGTGGAGAACGTAGCTATGAACAAATTGAAAGTATTTGCAACAGTGCGTTAGGACCGATATGTTCGATTATTTTAGTTACCGGGGCTGGTGGTATGTTTGGAGGAGTATTACGTGCAAGTGGTATTGGCGATGAAATTTCCAAAATGCTATCAGATACGGGAATGCCGGTTGTTGTTGCAGCCTTTATTATTGCGATGGCTATGCGTGTTGCTCAAGGTTCTGCAACGGTCGCATTAACGACAGCCGCAGCATTAATTGCCCCAACGGTTGCAGCATCAACAGATTTAACTCAATTTGATTTATGTTTCATTGTCATTTCTATTGCATCAGGCGCTACCGTTCTCTCTCATGTGAATGATTCAGGATTCTGGTTAATGAGTCGTTTCCTTGAAATGGATACTAAAACGACATTAAAAACGTGGACAATGTTAGAAACATCAATAGGTGTTGTTGGTTTCGTGATTGCGTTAATAGGAAGTATTTTATTGTAG
- a CDS encoding ATP synthase subunit I, whose product MSAVITRAKQQYIKAIKWEIGVILLGVCFVSLIQFSASMSFFVGAFSAFLPHCVFVYWVFFRTAKNQQKITAFYRGEGIKWLVAIILIALSFIFIPHLKLLFFFIGYILVLGLNIVLPIALNRQAV is encoded by the coding sequence ATGTCGGCTGTAATTACCCGAGCAAAACAACAATATATTAAAGCCATCAAATGGGAAATTGGTGTTATCTTACTCGGTGTATGTTTTGTATCATTGATTCAATTTTCAGCAAGCATGTCTTTTTTTGTCGGCGCATTTTCTGCGTTCCTTCCTCATTGTGTTTTTGTGTATTGGGTTTTCTTTAGAACCGCAAAAAATCAACAAAAAATAACCGCTTTTTATCGAGGCGAAGGTATAAAATGGCTGGTGGCAATAATATTGATTGCATTAAGTTTTATTTTTATCCCTCATCTTAAACTTCTTTTCTTTTTTATTGGTTATATTTTGGTTTTAGGGCTCAATATCGTTTTACCGATAGCGTTAAATCGGCAAGCTGTATAG
- a CDS encoding YfcZ/YiiS family protein has product MKDEKPIECTGCNTFDVGSILDNSETVATFERVYATEAEANDALARLTAKAHDVESEPCQINSQIVAVENGVKLSAQFGFSCQAEVVIFQLGTRTI; this is encoded by the coding sequence ATGAAAGACGAAAAACCAATTGAATGTACAGGTTGTAATACCTTTGATGTGGGTTCTATTTTAGATAATAGCGAAACGGTGGCAACTTTTGAACGTGTTTATGCAACAGAAGCAGAAGCAAATGATGCGCTTGCGCGTTTAACAGCGAAAGCACACGATGTAGAAAGTGAACCTTGCCAAATCAACAGCCAAATTGTGGCGGTGGAAAATGGCGTTAAACTTTCTGCCCAATTTGGTTTTAGTTGCCAAGCGGAAGTGGTTATTTTTCAATTAGGCACAAGAACCATTTAA
- the atpH gene encoding F0F1 ATP synthase subunit delta, producing MSELSTVARPYAKAAFDFALEQGQLDKWQEMLQFSALVAENEQVSEYISASLASGQIADFFCKICGEQLDQYGQNFIRIMAENKRLSALSAVLAEFLSLRAAHEAVKEVNVISATELDQAQEEKILRAMEKRLGQKVRLTTQLDKSLIAGVIIEYDDVVIDGSSRGQLNRLNQALSL from the coding sequence ATGTCAGAATTAAGTACAGTTGCTCGCCCCTATGCTAAAGCAGCTTTTGATTTTGCTTTAGAGCAAGGTCAGTTGGATAAATGGCAAGAGATGTTACAGTTTTCAGCGTTAGTGGCTGAGAATGAGCAAGTATCTGAATATATTTCAGCTTCTCTTGCAAGCGGTCAGATTGCAGATTTCTTTTGCAAAATTTGTGGCGAACAACTAGACCAATATGGGCAAAATTTCATTCGTATCATGGCTGAAAACAAACGTTTATCTGCATTATCTGCTGTGTTAGCCGAGTTTTTATCACTCAGAGCCGCTCATGAAGCAGTAAAAGAAGTAAACGTCATCAGTGCTACCGAATTAGATCAAGCACAAGAAGAAAAAATCTTGAGAGCAATGGAAAAACGTCTTGGTCAAAAAGTGCGTTTAACCACTCAACTTGATAAATCATTAATTGCCGGTGTGATCATTGAATATGATGATGTAGTAATTGATGGAAGTAGTCGTGGTCAATTAAACCGCTTAAATCAAGCGTTGAGCTTGTAA
- a CDS encoding amino acid ABC transporter ATP-binding protein, whose protein sequence is MIKIKNIHKTFGQNTILRGIDLSIEKGQVVVILGPSGSGKTTFLRCLNALEMPEQGTITFDNAQPLSIDFGAKPSKKAILSLRRKSGMVFQNYNLFPHKTALENVMEAPVFVQGKSVEQAKSEALALLSKVGLEDKVDLYPYQLSGGQQQRVGIARALALQPELMLFDEPTSALDPELVQDVLNTMKALANEGWTMVVVTHEIKFALDVADIVVVMDGGEIVEQGSPQQLFENPQHERTKRFLHQIRAD, encoded by the coding sequence ATGATAAAAATTAAGAACATTCATAAAACATTTGGGCAAAATACGATTTTACGGGGGATTGATTTAAGTATTGAAAAAGGGCAAGTGGTTGTTATTTTAGGACCTTCCGGTTCGGGAAAAACGACTTTCTTACGTTGCTTAAATGCGCTTGAAATGCCGGAACAAGGCACAATTACCTTTGATAATGCGCAACCGTTAAGCATTGATTTTGGGGCAAAACCGAGTAAAAAAGCTATTTTATCGCTCCGCCGTAAATCAGGTATGGTGTTCCAAAATTATAATCTTTTTCCACATAAAACTGCCCTTGAAAATGTGATGGAAGCGCCGGTTTTTGTTCAAGGCAAATCGGTGGAACAAGCAAAATCGGAGGCGTTAGCATTACTGAGCAAGGTTGGTCTGGAGGATAAAGTGGATTTATACCCTTATCAACTTTCAGGCGGGCAACAACAGCGTGTCGGTATTGCTCGAGCGTTGGCATTACAACCGGAATTAATGTTATTTGATGAACCAACCTCTGCTCTCGACCCGGAATTGGTGCAAGATGTATTAAATACGATGAAAGCCTTGGCAAATGAAGGCTGGACGATGGTAGTGGTTACTCACGAGATCAAATTTGCGTTAGATGTAGCGGATATTGTTGTTGTGATGGATGGCGGCGAAATCGTGGAGCAAGGCTCGCCGCAGCAACTGTTTGAAAACCCTCAACACGAGCGGACAAAACGCTTTTTACATCAAATTCGAGCCGATTAG
- a CDS encoding gluconokinase has translation MNGQSFILMGVSSTGKTTIGTEVARRLHLKLIDGDDLHPRANIIKMGSGQPLNDEDRHPWLERINDAAFSLEQKSEKGIIICSALKKKYRDQIRQGNKNVRFLFLNGSFELVLERMKQRQGHYMKTEMLKSQFATLEVPQTDEPDVIHIDISGSFEEVVEACIQAIQPHL, from the coding sequence ATGAATGGGCAAAGTTTTATTTTAATGGGTGTATCTAGCACAGGAAAAACAACTATTGGTACAGAGGTTGCTCGTCGCCTCCACTTAAAATTAATCGATGGCGATGATTTACACCCAAGAGCAAACATCATAAAAATGGGAAGTGGGCAACCGCTTAATGATGAAGATAGACACCCTTGGTTAGAACGTATTAACGATGCCGCATTTAGTCTCGAACAAAAAAGTGAAAAGGGCATTATCATATGCTCTGCCCTCAAAAAGAAATATCGAGATCAAATACGTCAGGGTAATAAAAATGTGCGTTTCTTATTCTTAAATGGAAGTTTCGAATTAGTATTAGAACGTATGAAGCAACGGCAAGGGCATTATATGAAAACAGAAATGCTCAAAAGCCAATTCGCAACACTTGAGGTACCTCAGACAGATGAACCTGATGTGATTCATATTGATATTAGCGGTTCATTTGAAGAGGTGGTCGAAGCTTGTATCCAAGCTATCCAACCCCATCTATAA
- a CDS encoding amino acid ABC transporter permease translates to MLENLLLQIPFMDEARVKLVIDAFWPMVEAAVLVSIPLAVASFIIGMIIAVGVALIRVTPVNGVLHRIALAIVKVYISIIRGTPMLVQISVVFYGLPAIGVFIDPIPAAIIGFSLNIGAYASETVRAAISSVPKGQWEAGFTIGMTYMQTFRRIIAPQAVRVAVPPLSNTFIGLFKDTSLASVVTVTEMFRVAQQMANMSYDFLPVYIEAGLIYWCFCWVLFYIQAKLEIRFNRFVAK, encoded by the coding sequence GTGTTAGAAAATCTTTTACTCCAAATCCCTTTTATGGATGAAGCACGTGTAAAGTTAGTCATTGATGCCTTTTGGCCAATGGTTGAGGCGGCGGTGCTTGTATCTATTCCTTTAGCGGTAGCCTCTTTTATTATTGGTATGATCATTGCGGTGGGTGTTGCGTTAATTCGTGTTACGCCGGTTAATGGTGTATTGCATCGTATTGCATTGGCTATCGTCAAGGTCTATATCTCTATTATTCGTGGTACACCAATGCTGGTTCAAATTTCGGTGGTTTTCTACGGATTACCTGCGATTGGTGTGTTTATTGATCCTATTCCGGCGGCGATTATCGGCTTTTCTTTGAATATTGGTGCTTATGCCTCTGAAACCGTTCGTGCGGCGATTTCTTCCGTTCCTAAAGGACAATGGGAAGCTGGTTTTACGATTGGTATGACTTATATGCAGACCTTTCGCCGTATTATTGCTCCACAAGCCGTGCGTGTCGCTGTTCCGCCGTTAAGTAATACGTTTATCGGATTGTTTAAGGATACTTCGTTAGCGTCTGTGGTAACCGTAACGGAGATGTTCCGTGTGGCACAGCAAATGGCAAATATGTCCTATGACTTTTTACCGGTATATATTGAAGCGGGTTTAATTTATTGGTGTTTTTGTTGGGTACTGTTTTATATTCAAGCCAAATTGGAAATTCGTTTTAATCGATTTGTCGCAAAATAA
- the gntR gene encoding gluconate operon transcriptional repressor GntR has translation MNNKKRPTLQDVADHLGITKMTVSRYLRNPQLVAENTRQKIAQAIELFGYIPNRVPDILSNSKSRAIGVLLPSFTNHVFADVLKGIESVTDAAGYQTMLAHYGYSEHKEEQRIESLLSYNVDGLILSENHHTPRTLKMLEVANIPVIEIMDTHELGLQQTIGFDNVVAAQTMTDTMIARGCQNIVYFSARMDKRTTLKMKGYELAMKKHRLKPRFIATEESSSFTLGGQQLRLALDKYPQMDGIFCTNDDLAIGALFECQRLGIQVPEQIAIAGFHGHDVGRSITPRLASVITPRFEIGKVAAEQLLHRLTQQPPQSHLIDLGYQIYIGESI, from the coding sequence ATGAATAATAAAAAACGACCAACTTTACAAGATGTCGCTGATCATTTGGGTATAACTAAAATGACGGTAAGTCGCTATTTACGTAATCCTCAATTAGTGGCAGAAAATACTCGACAGAAAATTGCTCAAGCTATAGAGCTGTTTGGTTATATACCTAATCGTGTACCGGATATTTTATCAAATTCAAAAAGTCGAGCGATTGGTGTATTACTTCCCTCCTTTACTAATCATGTTTTTGCCGATGTGTTAAAAGGGATTGAAAGTGTAACGGATGCTGCAGGTTACCAAACGATGTTAGCACATTATGGATATAGTGAGCATAAAGAAGAACAACGGATAGAATCCTTACTTTCATATAATGTAGATGGTTTGATTTTATCTGAAAATCATCATACTCCTCGCACGTTAAAAATGCTTGAAGTGGCGAATATTCCCGTGATTGAGATTATGGATACGCACGAATTGGGTTTACAACAAACAATAGGTTTTGATAATGTTGTAGCGGCTCAAACGATGACTGATACAATGATTGCTCGAGGTTGCCAAAATATTGTGTATTTTTCAGCCCGAATGGATAAAAGAACAACATTAAAAATGAAGGGATATGAATTGGCAATGAAAAAGCATCGTCTTAAACCCAGATTTATTGCAACAGAGGAATCATCTTCTTTTACCTTAGGTGGACAACAATTACGGTTAGCGTTAGATAAATATCCTCAGATGGATGGCATATTTTGTACAAATGATGATTTAGCCATCGGTGCATTATTTGAATGCCAACGCTTGGGAATTCAAGTACCTGAGCAAATAGCCATTGCCGGATTTCATGGACATGATGTAGGGAGATCGATCACACCTAGACTTGCAAGTGTGATAACCCCTCGTTTTGAAATAGGAAAGGTTGCCGCAGAACAGCTATTACACCGTTTAACTCAACAACCTCCGCAAAGTCATTTGATTGATTTAGGATATCAAATTTATATTGGTGAAAGTATTTAA
- the atpF gene encoding F0F1 ATP synthase subunit B, producing MNLNATLIGQLIAFALFVWFCMKFVWPPLINAIETRQANIADALASAEKAKQEQADTKVLVEQELVKAREEAQHIIDLATKRRNEILESVQAEAEAERLRIIEQGYAEVESERKRVQEELRQKVAALAVAGAEKIVGRSVDAAANNDIIDKLVAEL from the coding sequence GTGAATTTAAATGCAACATTAATTGGTCAGTTGATTGCATTCGCACTATTTGTGTGGTTTTGCATGAAATTCGTATGGCCACCGTTGATTAACGCGATTGAAACGCGTCAAGCAAACATTGCTGATGCGCTTGCGAGTGCAGAAAAAGCAAAACAAGAACAAGCGGATACGAAAGTATTAGTGGAACAAGAACTTGTTAAAGCTCGCGAAGAAGCTCAGCATATTATTGACTTAGCAACTAAACGCCGTAATGAAATTTTAGAGTCTGTTCAAGCAGAAGCTGAAGCAGAACGTTTACGCATTATTGAACAAGGTTACGCAGAAGTAGAAAGTGAACGTAAACGAGTTCAAGAAGAGCTTCGTCAAAAAGTAGCAGCATTAGCCGTTGCCGGTGCTGAAAAAATTGTGGGTCGTTCTGTGGATGCAGCGGCAAACAATGACATTATTGATAAGCTAGTTGCAGAACTATAA
- a CDS encoding YtfJ family protein, with the protein MKKIVLSTIFASVFFAHSTLAHNITLNSGLAPVAVTKDGELILSNGDVNYQSWRSANLVGKVRVIQHIAGRSSVKEKNEALMDAIKAEKFDDTKYQTTTIINADDAIIGTGTFVKSSAEKGKKQNSHSQVILDQQSSVKNAWALKEKESLIVVLDKSGKVKFVKEGKLTPQEIQSVIALVKSLL; encoded by the coding sequence ATGAAAAAAATAGTACTTTCAACGATTTTTGCATCGGTATTTTTTGCGCATTCTACACTTGCTCATAATATTACGCTGAATAGTGGTTTAGCGCCTGTGGCTGTTACCAAAGATGGTGAACTGATATTATCTAATGGTGATGTGAATTATCAATCTTGGCGTTCGGCGAATTTGGTGGGGAAAGTTCGTGTTATTCAGCATATTGCCGGGCGTAGTAGCGTAAAAGAAAAAAACGAAGCGCTAATGGATGCGATTAAAGCCGAAAAATTTGATGACACAAAATACCAAACAACGACGATTATCAATGCGGATGATGCGATTATTGGTACTGGCACTTTTGTAAAAAGTAGCGCAGAAAAAGGAAAAAAACAGAATTCGCATAGTCAGGTTATTTTAGATCAACAAAGCTCAGTCAAAAATGCTTGGGCATTGAAAGAAAAAGAGAGTTTGATTGTCGTGTTGGATAAAAGTGGTAAAGTCAAATTTGTGAAAGAAGGAAAATTAACACCGCAAGAAATTCAATCTGTGATTGCCTTGGTGAAATCTTTACTCTAA
- the atpA gene encoding F0F1 ATP synthase subunit alpha, translated as MQLNSTEISELIKKRIAQFNVVSEAQSTGTIVSVSDGIIRVHGLADVMQGEMIELPGNRYAIALNLERDSVGAVVMGPYADLAEGMTVKCTGRILEVPVGRGLLGRVVNTLGQPIDGKGEIENDGFSPVEVIAPGVIDRQSVDQPVQTGYKAVDSMVPIGRGQRELIIGDRQTGKTALAIDAIIAQKDSGIKCIYVAIGQKASTIANVVRKLEEHGALQNTIVVVASASESAALQYLAPYSGCAMGEYFRDRGEDALIVYDDLSKQAVAYRQISLLLRRPPGREAFPGDVFYLHSRLLERAARVNADYVERFTNGAVKGQTGSLTALPIIETQAGDVSAFVPTNVISITDGQIFLESSLFNSGIRPAVNPGISVSRVGSAAQTKVIKKLSGGIRTALAQYRELAAFAQFASDLDDATRKQLSHGQKVTELLKQKQFAPMPVSEQALVLFAAEFGYLDDVELERIGSFEAALLAYANSNHSDFMKDLAKSGDFNDAIKDQLKAIVESFKKNGAW; from the coding sequence ATGCAACTAAATTCAACAGAAATTAGTGAATTGATTAAAAAGCGTATTGCCCAATTTAACGTGGTAAGTGAAGCGCAAAGTACCGGTACTATCGTGTCTGTAAGCGATGGTATTATCCGTGTTCACGGTCTTGCTGATGTTATGCAAGGGGAAATGATAGAGCTTCCGGGCAATCGTTATGCTATCGCACTAAACTTAGAACGTGATTCAGTCGGTGCGGTAGTGATGGGACCTTATGCCGATTTAGCAGAAGGTATGACAGTAAAATGTACTGGTCGTATTTTAGAAGTGCCTGTGGGTCGTGGTTTATTAGGTCGTGTGGTTAATACTTTAGGTCAGCCAATCGATGGTAAAGGCGAGATTGAAAACGATGGCTTCTCTCCGGTTGAAGTGATTGCACCGGGTGTTATTGACCGTCAATCCGTTGATCAACCGGTTCAAACCGGTTATAAAGCGGTAGACTCAATGGTACCAATCGGTCGTGGTCAGCGTGAGCTTATCATCGGTGACCGTCAAACTGGTAAAACAGCACTCGCTATCGATGCGATCATCGCACAAAAAGATTCAGGTATTAAATGTATTTATGTGGCTATCGGTCAGAAAGCTTCAACAATCGCAAACGTGGTGCGTAAATTAGAAGAACACGGTGCACTACAAAATACGATTGTTGTTGTGGCGTCAGCATCTGAATCTGCTGCATTACAATACCTTGCGCCATATTCTGGTTGTGCAATGGGTGAATATTTCCGTGATCGTGGTGAAGATGCGTTAATCGTTTATGATGATTTATCTAAGCAAGCAGTTGCTTACCGTCAAATTTCACTTCTTTTACGCCGTCCACCAGGTCGTGAAGCATTCCCGGGCGATGTATTCTACCTACACTCTCGTTTACTTGAGCGTGCAGCGCGTGTAAATGCAGACTATGTAGAACGTTTCACTAACGGTGCTGTAAAAGGTCAAACAGGTTCTTTAACCGCATTACCAATCATCGAAACACAAGCAGGGGACGTATCAGCATTCGTTCCAACCAACGTAATTTCGATTACCGATGGTCAGATTTTCTTAGAGTCGAGCTTATTTAACTCAGGTATCCGTCCGGCGGTAAACCCGGGTATTTCGGTATCTCGTGTAGGTTCTGCGGCACAAACTAAGGTAATCAAAAAATTATCCGGTGGTATTCGTACGGCATTAGCACAATATCGTGAATTGGCAGCGTTCGCTCAGTTTGCTTCAGATCTTGATGATGCAACACGCAAACAGCTTTCTCACGGTCAAAAAGTAACAGAATTGTTGAAACAAAAACAATTTGCACCGATGCCGGTAAGTGAACAAGCGTTAGTTCTTTTTGCTGCTGAGTTTGGTTATTTAGATGATGTTGAACTTGAACGTATTGGTTCATTTGAAGCAGCATTACTTGCTTACGCAAACAGCAACCATTCAGACTTTATGAAGGATTTAGCGAAATCAGGCGATTTTAATGATGCTATTAAGGATCAATTAAAAGCTATCGTTGAGAGCTTCAAAAAGAATGGTGCGTGGTAA
- the atpG gene encoding F0F1 ATP synthase subunit gamma: MAGAKEIRTKIASVRNTQKITKAMEMVATSKMRKTQERMASSRPYSETIRKVISHIAKGSIGYKHPFLTEREIKKVGYLVISTDRGLCGGLNINLFKATLNEFKTWKDKDVSVVLGLVGSKGASFYQNIGLDIKAQVTGLGDRPEMENIVGIVNGMINAYREGEIDAVYVAYNRFENTMSQKPVIAQLLPLPQLENDELETKGSWDYLYEPNPKVLLDSLLVRYLETQVYQAIVDNLASEQAARMVAMKAATDNAGTLIDELQLVYNKARQASITNELNEIVAGAAAI; encoded by the coding sequence ATGGCAGGTGCTAAAGAGATAAGAACCAAGATTGCGAGTGTTCGTAATACCCAAAAAATTACGAAAGCAATGGAAATGGTTGCTACCTCTAAAATGCGTAAAACGCAAGAGCGTATGGCGTCAAGTCGTCCTTATTCGGAAACCATCCGTAAGGTGATCAGCCATATTGCGAAAGGAAGCATTGGTTACAAGCACCCGTTTTTAACTGAACGTGAAATTAAAAAAGTTGGCTATTTAGTGATTTCAACAGACCGTGGCTTATGTGGCGGTCTGAATATCAACTTATTCAAAGCGACTTTAAATGAATTTAAAACGTGGAAAGATAAAGACGTTAGTGTTGTACTTGGCTTAGTAGGATCAAAAGGGGCAAGTTTTTATCAAAACATTGGTTTAGATATTAAGGCTCAAGTAACAGGTTTAGGCGATAGACCCGAAATGGAAAACATTGTTGGGATCGTAAATGGTATGATCAATGCCTATCGTGAAGGCGAAATTGATGCCGTTTATGTTGCTTATAACCGTTTTGAAAATACGATGTCGCAGAAACCGGTTATTGCACAATTACTTCCGTTACCTCAGTTAGAGAATGATGAATTAGAAACAAAAGGTTCGTGGGATTATCTTTATGAACCGAATCCAAAAGTGTTATTGGACAGTTTATTAGTTCGTTATTTAGAGACACAGGTATATCAAGCAATTGTTGATAATCTTGCTTCTGAACAAGCCGCTCGAATGGTAGCAATGAAAGCCGCAACAGATAATGCGGGAACATTAATTGATGAATTGCAATTAGTGTATAACAAAGCTCGCCAAGCAAGCATTACAAATGAATTAAATGAAATTGTTGCAGGTGCTGCGGCAATTTAA